The Ktedonobacterales bacterium sequence CAAGATGATGGTGCTCTTGCGCAAGCTGGCGGACAAGGGGCATACGATTGTGCTGGTGACGCATGCGACCAACAACATCAATGTGTGTGACTATGTGTGCTTTCTGGCGCAGGGAGGACGCCTCGCTTACTTCGGCTCGCCGGAAGAGGCCCGAACCTATTTTGGGAAGACGGAGTTCGCCGAGATTTACAGCAGCCTGACGGCAAGTGATGAGCAGCCAAACATCCCTGAAGAGGCCGAAGATCGCTTTAAGCACTCCAGCAACTATCAAGCCTACATCGCGCCGCTCGAAGAGCGAGCAACCTCCGTCGAAACCAGGCCACCCACCACCAGAGTAATCAAACGGTCCAGGTCCGGCAAGCGGTTAAAGCAATTCTGGCTCCTCTCCCAGCGTTATCTGGAACTGCTCAAAAATAACCGGCTCGCACTCTTTTTGATGCTGGCGCAGGCCCCGCTCATTGCGTTGTTCCTGATGCTGCTGGTGCGCTTTGAGATCGGCCCTGGCGTCTTTGAGCCAAACAATATAGTCCTCTGCCAACCGCAAATCTTCACCGCCGCTGGTCCGATTGGCCTTGCGAATCAGAACGGCTCGATTTCTTGCGACCGGATTGCGACCTTTCTCAAGACAGACCCCCAGGGGGTCCAATACGCGCAAGCGAAAGGCAGCCCAGACCAGGCGCTTCAGGATTTTATCATCCCTGGTCAGGGCATCAACGCGCAAAGAGCCTTGTTCCTGACAACCTTCGTTGCGGTATTGATCGGAGTGCTGAATGCCGTGCGCGAGATCGTGAAGGAAGGGCCAATTTATCGGCGTGAGCGCACCGTGAACCTTGGGATTGGCCCCTATGTGTTCTCCAAGGTCGTCACGCTCGGCATCATAGCCCTCTTCCAAAGCGCCGCGTTGATCCTGATCGTCAACGCCTTTGAGCCGCTGCATCAGGGCGTCTTCCTCCCTGTACTGCTCGAAACCTATATCACCCTGGCGCTCTCAGCCCTGGCAGGCATGATGGTGGGCTTATTGGTTTCGGCGCTCGCTCCCAACGAAGATACGTCCAATAACTTGCTCCCGTTCATCCTCATTCCGCAGATCATCTTCGCCGGCGTCGAGATTCCCTTGAGGGATGGAGTCACAACCGTACTGGCGCTCTTCTTTCCCACGCGCTGGACGATGGCCGGTCTCGGCTCGTCGCTGGGCTTGCATGGAGACAAATTAGGCGGTGATCTCTTACTTGGAAATGACTACACCTATCATGGCACGCTTTTCTCCACCTATTCCCAGAGCGACGCCATGCAGCGTATTCTGCTGGCCTGGCTTGCCCTGGCGGCCATCATTCTCGTCTTTGGAGCAGGTGTCGCTGTCGCGCTGAAGTGGAAAGAGCGGCGCTGGCGCTAGGCGCTTTACTTGTACCGCCGCCGTCTCGGCGGCCACCGCTGCGCCTGAGCGAACGTTATCCCCTGGAGCGAACGTTCGCTCAGGTCAACGATGCGCCGCCAGGGACGGCGGCGGTACACGCGGCTGGCGCAGGCCAGGCGCAGCCGCGTGTACCGCCAGCCTCCGTGCTGGCGCGGGCAGGGTATGGCGCACTCCACGCACGCTGCCCCTTAAATCAGCAGCCGCGCCACATAGAAGGGCGAAAGCACCCTGGACGGCGGCAGAAAATCGCCGGTCACGCCCATCATCGTGTCGGCCAGGTGTGTGTTTGCAGCGGGCCATCTGGCTCGCCGCCTCGCCTAACACGTCCCCTGGTCGCACCACCACTCGGCGATGGTGACGGTTGGTCCTTCAAATGGAGTAGGCTGAAAGCCGTGCGCTCCCTTGCGCACGACAAACACGGCGGAAAAGCCAAAGAGGACAATGAACCGGAGTTCGCTCAGGTAGATCTCGTGCAGTTGATGAAAGATCTGCTGCCGCGCCCCTGGGTCTGCCGTCGCCAGCTCCTGTTGATAGAGGGCATCAATGGCCGGATTGCAATAAAAGGTAAAATTCTCCCCCTTGGGCGGAATCTGATCGCAGGCCAATATGGGGTTATCTGGATCTGGGCCATAGCCATCGGCAAACTCGCCGATGTCGAACCGGCCCGCGATGGCGCCGCTGGGTGGCGAGGCTTCCCCCGCAGACATGATGGTGCCAAAGAACGTCCCAGGGTCATAATTCTCAATATCAAGCTGGATGCCAATCTCCCTGAGATTGCGTTGGATGATCGCCTGGCTATCGGGGCGAAAAGTGACCAGGGAGACGGCGGTCGAGTACTCGAATTCCAGGCGCTGCCCGTCTTTGGCCCGCACTCCATCTGGTCCGGGGAGCCAGCCGTTGTCCTCCAGCAGTTTCCTGGCCGCCTCTGGATTAAACTGCGGACAGTCCGCCCCTGGTTCATAGCCCGGATGGGTTGCCGACGGATGGTCGGTACACAACGTGTGAGCGAAGCCATGCATTGCCTGCTGAATCAGCGCCTGGTGATCAATCGCCATGGCCATCGCCTGGCGCACTTCAAGGTGGCTACTGAGCACGACATTGTGGAAGTTGAAGTATATCGCCTCGTAAGTGTTATCAGTGGGAGCGGCGACCAGCGTATAGCTGGTCAGGCGCTGGTAGTCCGGAATCTGAGGTACATCCACCCAGG is a genomic window containing:
- a CDS encoding ABC transporter permease, yielding KMMVLLRKLADKGHTIVLVTHATNNINVCDYVCFLAQGGRLAYFGSPEEARTYFGKTEFAEIYSSLTASDEQPNIPEEAEDRFKHSSNYQAYIAPLEERATSVETRPPTTRVIKRSRSGKRLKQFWLLSQRYLELLKNNRLALFLMLAQAPLIALFLMLLVRFEIGPGVFEPNNIVLCQPQIFTAAGPIGLANQNGSISCDRIATFLKTDPQGVQYAQAKGSPDQALQDFIIPGQGINAQRALFLTTFVAVLIGVLNAVREIVKEGPIYRRERTVNLGIGPYVFSKVVTLGIIALFQSAALILIVNAFEPLHQGVFLPVLLETYITLALSALAGMMVGLLVSALAPNEDTSNNLLPFILIPQIIFAGVEIPLRDGVTTVLALFFPTRWTMAGLGSSLGLHGDKLGGDLLLGNDYTYHGTLFSTYSQSDAMQRILLAWLALAAIILVFGAGVAVALKWKERRWR